GGCCggctgcccctcccccctcgctgCCGGTCTGAGGGGGGGTCACCGCTCCTCCCCGGGGCCCCGGGTCACGATCTCAGGCTGCCCCGCCTCCGATGGCTCGGGGCGCCCTCCTTCGACCAGGACGGGCTGGAGCTCCCCGGGCTCAGGAGAGCGCCTGGCGGAGACGGGGCCcaggacgggggagggggccgCTGACCACCAGGACGGCCGGTCCGACTACAGTTCGCTCGGGCGCAGCATATCGCTGAAGAAGACCAAGAAGCCGCCGCTGCCCCCGACTCGCACGGACTCGCTGCGCAAGAAGGCCAAGGCCGGCCGGCCGGTCCTCAGCGAGTCGCTCATTGCCACGCTGCAGCGCTCGCTGGAGGTCAACCTTAAGTGCCAGGAGGGCGCCTCTCcgagccccccctcctcctcctccgagggCCGAGACCCCTGGGCCGCGCGGCCTCGCAGCCCAGGCAGCGCCGGAGGCGGCAGCAACAGCAGCGGCCGCTCCACGGCCGCCAGCAACGCCTACTCCACCTGCGCCGCCACGCCGTCCCAGAGCGAGACCAGCAGCATCCGCTCGGAGTACGGCGACCCCTGGGCTTACTACGCCGACACCGGGAGGGCGCAGGACGACACGGCGAGAGGCTCTGGAGCGCACGTGGCCGACGCCCAGGCCAAGCCAAAGAACTCGTCCCCGGACAAATCGCACGGCGTGACGTCCCCGTCGAGCGGCTACTCCAGCCAGTGCAACACCCCCACCATGCTCAACCCAGCGCCCGCCTTCTCGCGGCAAGTGTCGCCGGGGCCTGCCAAACCGAAGCCCAAAGTGCCTGAGCGAAAGTCCTCTCTGCTGTCCTCCGTATCGGCCTCTTCCTCTTCCGCCTCCCTGTCCTCAAATGGCTGCGATTCCCGGCGTCAGGTGGGGGACACGGGAGCTGATCTCTCCAACGCTCCTCCAGCATCGTTGATTGCTCCTCCCCTTCGTCcccctccgtctcctccccctcctcctcctcctcctctgctcacatcaccccctcctcctccccctctgctcacgtcaccccctcctcctccccctctgctcacgtcaacccctcctcctccccctctgctcacgtcaccccctcctcctccccctctgctcacgtcaacccctcctcctccccctctgctcacgtcaccccctcctcctccccctctgctcacgtcaccccctcctcctccccctctgctcacgtcacccccacctcctccccctctgctcacgtcaacccctcctcctccccctctgctcacgtcaccccctcctcctccccctctgctcACGTCAccccctccttcaccccctctgCTCACcttaccccctcctcctccccctctgctcaccttaccccctcctcctccccctctgctcACGTTACCCCCACCTGCTCCCCCTCTACCCACGTtaccccctcctgccccccctctGCTGTCAttacccccacctcctccccctctgcccacattaccccctcctgctccccctctggATCTGAAGGCGTTCAAATGTGCGAAGAAGCCCCCGCAATCGCCAGCCCGCCCCTGCAGGAAGGAACCCAGTTCCCTGTCCGACCAGGAAGAGGCCCTCAAGCCGGTGATGGGCCTGCCCCTCATTACACCCAAAGCTCTTCAGATGGTGCAGCTGAGGTCTGTGAGGAGGACCCAACAAGCAGACCGCCCGAGTCAAGTGGAGGAGCCCAGCCCCGAGCTGCAGGACAAATCAGAGCTTCCCTTGTCTCCGCCGCCTCAGAAACCGGCCGTGCTGCAGCGTCCTTCGTCCCTCCGCAGGTTTGCCAGACGCAACCGCCAGGCCAACGCGGCGGCCGCCAAAGCACCGGCGGCCTCCGCCGATGACCTGGCGCTCAGCTCCGAAGGCGAGGTTGGTGGCGCGGATGGGCCTGAAACGTTAGCGCTCTCCAACGGTCCTGAGGCAAGGGCCGAGAGCGAACTAGTGCCCACAGTGGAGCCACCGAGCCCTGCTTCCGCTGCCCAGGGGAAAGGCACTGACGCCAGGACTGATAGAGGGCCAGACCCGGAGAGGGTGCTGCCACCCGAAAAACCCAACGCCAAATCGCCCAGCAAAATGCCGCCTCCAATCGCCAGGAAACCCAAGTTGAGTCTACTTGTCCCACCGTCACCGTGGAACTTGGCACCGCAAGAGAAATGGGCACCGGTCATCTCACATTCGGCAGAAGCCACGGCTACCACCGCCGCCACGGTAACAGCTGGGACCAACGGAGTCCCACCTTCACCCCAGAACGTGGAGGAGACGGACTCCGATCCTGCCGGGAAATCCGATGACACGGAGCATAACGAGGCATGGGAAGTCGATCAGAGGGATGAGGAGAAAGTGTTGGAAGAGAGCCAGGAAAATGCCAGTGTGCAAGAAGAACAGGCAACAGACATCTCAAACACTTGGGATAGTATGGATGGTGATGAAATGGGTAAGATTTAGACGTGGAATTTAACTATGTTACTTTCCTGTTCTTCctcatcccctctgtctctccttctctccgcTTCCTCCCTTGCCCTGCCCTTCCTCTTCCattcccctcccatcccctcccctccctaagtTGGGCAAATATGAGGGAATGTGACAGTGCTATAGGGTGTTGGAGGATatgaggggtgggtgggaggtggtaACAGAGTGTTACAGAGTTGAGACAGTACAAGGAGGTGTAACAGAATGTCACAGTGTTTAGAAGGTATGATGGGGTCTAACAGTATTATAGGGTTTAGAGTATGTGAGAGCAAGTAGCAGTGTTATAGGGTCGATAGAGGGCATGAGGGGGGTGTATCAGGCTGTTATGGGTTTAGAGGGTAAAATTGAGGGTAACAGTGCTAGAGGGTATAGAGGGTGTGAATGGGTGTAACAGAGTGTTATAGAGTTTAgatggggtgtgagggggtgtaacAGTGTTATAGATTCAGACGGGGTGTAACAGAGTGTTATAGATTTAGACGGGGTGTAACAGAGTGTTATAGATTCAGACGGGGTGTAACAGAGTGTTATAGATTCAGACGGGGTGTAACAGAGTGTTATAGAGTTTAgatggggtgtgagggggtgtaacAGTGTTATAGATTCAGACGGGGTGTAACAGAGTGTTATAGATTCAGAtggggtgtaacagagtgttATAGATTTAGACGGGGTGTAACAGAGTGTTATAGATTCAGATGGGGTGTAACAGAGTGTGTTAGATTTAGACGGGTGTAACAGAGTGTTATAGATTTAGACGGGGTGTAACAGAGTGTTATAGATTTAGACGGGGTGTAACAGAGTGTTATAGATTTAGACGGGTGTAACAGAGTGTTATAGATTTAGATGGGGTGTAACAGAGTGTGTTAGATTTAGACGGGGTGTAACAGAGTGTTATAGATTTAGACGGGTGTAACAGAGTGTTATAGATTTAGATGGGGTGTAACAGAGTGTGTTAGATTTAGACGGGTGTAACAGAGTGTTATAGATTCAGACGGGGTGTAACAGAGTGTTATAGATTTAGACGGGGTGTAACAGAGTGTTATAGATTTAGACGGGGTGTAACAGAGTGTTATAGATTCAGACGGGGTGTAACAGAGTGTTATAGATTTAGACGGGGTGTAACAGAGTGTTATAGATTTAGACGGGGTGTAACAGAGTGTTATAGATTTAAACGGGTGTAACAGAATGTGTTAGATTTAGATGGGGTGTAACAGAATGTGTTAGATTTAGACGGGGTGTAACAGAGTGTGTTAGATTCAGACGGGGTGTAACAGAGTGTGTTAGATTTAGACGGGGTGTAACAGAGTGTCTTAGATTTAGACGGGGTGTAACAGAGTGTTATAGATTTAGACGGGGTGTAACAGAGTGTTATAGATTTAGACGGGGTGTAACAGAGTGTTATAGATTCAGACGGGGTGTAACAGAGTGTTATAGATTTAGACGGGGTGTAACAGAGTGTTATAGATTCAGAtggggtgtaacagagtgttATAGATTCAGACGGGGTGTAACAGAGTGTTATAGATTTAGACGGGGTGTAACAGAGTGTTATAGATTCAGACGGGGTGTAACAGAGTGTTATAGATTTGGACGGGGTGTAACAGAGTGTTATAGATTtaggtggggtgtaacagagtgtGTTAGATTTAGACGGGGTgtaacagtgtgttatagatttaGACGGGGTGTAACAGAGTGTGTTAGATTTAGACGGGGTGTAACAGAGTGTTATAGATTTAGACGGGGTGTAACAGAGTGTTATAGATTTAGACGGGGTGTAACAGAGTGTTATAGATTTAGACGGGGTGTAACAGAGTGTCTTAGATTTAGACGGGGTGTAACAGAGTGTTATAGATTTAGACGGGGTGTAACAGAGTGTTATTGATTTAGATGGGGTGTAACAGAGTGTGTTAGATTTAGACGGGGTGTAACAGAGTGTTATTGATTTAGATGGGGTGTAACAGAGTGTGTTAGATTTAGACGGGGTGTAACAGAGTGTTATAGATTTAGACAGGGTGTAACAGGGTGTTATAGATTTAGACGGGGTGTAACAGAGTGTTATAGATTCAGACGGGGTGTAACAGAGTGTTATAGATTTAGACGGGGTGTAACAGAGTGTTATAGATTTAGACGGGGTGTAACAGAGTGTCTTAGATTTAGAtggggtgtaacagagtgttGTGGATTTAGACGGGGTGTAACGGAGTGTTATAGATTTAGACGGGGTGTAACAGAGTGTTATAGATTTAGACGGGGTGTAACAGAGTGTTATAGATTTAGACGGGGTGTAACAGAGTGTTATAGATTTAGACGGGGTGTAACAGAGTGTTATAGATTTAGACGGGGTGTAACAGAGTGTCTTAGATTTAGACGGGGTGTAACAGAGTGTTGTGGATTTAGACGGGGTGTAACGGAGTGTTATAGATTTAGACGGGGTGTAACAGAGTGTTATAGATTTAGACGGGGTGTAACAGAGTGTTATAGATTTAGACGGGGTGTAACAGAGTGTTATAGATTTAGACGGGGTGTAACAGAGTGTTGTGGATTTAGACGGGGTGTAACGGAGTGTTATAGATTTAGACGGGGTGTAACAGAGTGTTATAGATTTAGACGGGGTGTAACGGAGTGTTATAGATTTAGACGGGGTGTAACAGAGTGTGTTAGATTTAGACGGGGTGTAACGGAGTGTTATAGGTGGTAGGTGTTTGTTATTTTACCCTGGTGCCTATGCctttcagtggctggagtttaaGTTCTGGTCTTTAACAGGTGATGTGTTTGAAGTGAACAAATCCAGTTCCTGCACCTTTACAAACAGCTGCGGAGAAAGTAGTGACGAGCCAGTCACTCCCACCCAGCCCAGGACAACGGAGGACTTGTTCGCAGCAATTCACAGGTACGGAGAGGGGTGAGAAATCTTTACACTGATCCAGTGATGATTGCATGAATCTCAGCCTGAGGGCGATGGCCAAGATTTGTTTTGTTTATTGCCTGAAGTGCAGACAGACGTTTGATTTGACGTCTTTCCTGGTCTTGTGCTCCTAGGCCCCTTTGGGGCATATGGGTGTGGGTGTGGAGGGGGTTAGTTCAGTAAGACTGGTGACTCGACTGGAACTTACTTGATTGCCTTAGGGATTGGGGTGTCTAAGGGGCAGCCCATGCGCTAAAAGCATCCTGGAAATTCCTCCCATCGACCCAGTGGAAGCTCCTGAGGGTCCTGCCTCTTTGATCAGCTTTGGAACTTCAATGGCAGGAATTTCACTGGGGGATTTTCCCAATTGGCCGCCGAAACCCCCGGATAAACCCCCAATCGGGagaaccaccccccaccccaaggaaattcccaacGTAGCTCGTTAGGGTTCATGGGCCCAGAGGACTGGATAAGGCCAAAATCAAAATCTCCCAATCGGGAAGCAGTCTTTTCCCTCCCTCTAGGCCGAGGAAACATAATGAGCTGAAGCTTCTGAGTTTTCAGACttgggaagggggaggagaaTAAAGCatcaggggggggtggggggcagccaTATTTTATTTTTGTGTACATTGGATTCTCAATTTTGGGGGTCTCGCTTGCGTGTACGTGAATCCattggaacagaagtaggccattcagcccctcaagcctgttccgccattcactgagatcatggctgatctgtatcctaactccatccacccgccttggctccatgtcccttaaaactcttggctagcaaaaatctatcgatctcagatttaatattattaattgagctagcatctactgctttttgtgggagagaatccc
The DNA window shown above is from Heptranchias perlo isolate sHepPer1 chromosome 8, sHepPer1.hap1, whole genome shotgun sequence and carries:
- the LOC137324294 gene encoding NHS-like protein 1 yields the protein MPFYKRIVEPRLVSRLRSEDFGRVWEDGEDEEGDEEDGDGLQKRRRRRRRRRKKQFEQEPPPRSADSRRRRAFLFDSLQDVSGHTLASLLRQLADLSRLAGGIFQELEVEASSVCVRCSRLHSRLHSLQHRALRLDAKKVAVPVSNLDEENKWTVHYKASWHQQENVFLPSSRSPCVEDLHQQAKVNLKTVLRDCDRLRKDGFRSSQYYSQGPLFSSTSSHLSGSCLDEEEDQKPMATVSSADEEKLFYSRRSKTPVPGDLSEIDVQTNWTKALPLPTPEERMRQQAQAVQTDVIPINVTGESFDRQAGTRRSLVRSDTALRRPAKIKRRKTITGLPENIQKELGTAQTPARGHSFVLPGQYSTMSRLESGQSAGGRSQTRDSSCQTEEVKVVPPSVRRIRAQKGHGIAAQLSSSSGNMSAASDGAKGDVRRFHSLPRPGARVALHAPGNMAGEPQESFGTLQVDGSARGTLPRPKSQEIRGCRAQEATGQVCSARIAAHATLSSPAVAGCPSPLAAGLRGGHRSSPGPRVTISGCPASDGSGRPPSTRTGWSSPGSGERLAETGPRTGEGAADHQDGRSDYSSLGRSISLKKTKKPPLPPTRTDSLRKKAKAGRPVLSESLIATLQRSLEVNLKCQEGASPSPPSSSSEGRDPWAARPRSPGSAGGGSNSSGRSTAASNAYSTCAATPSQSETSSIRSEYGDPWAYYADTGRAQDDTARGSGAHVADAQAKPKNSSPDKSHGVTSPSSGYSSQCNTPTMLNPAPAFSRQVSPGPAKPKPKVPERKSSLLSSVSASSSSASLSSNGCDSRRQVGDTGADLSNAPPASLIAPPLRPPPSPPPPPPPPLLTSPPPPPPLLTSPPPPPPLLTSTPPPPPLLTSPPPPPPLLTSTPPPPPLLTSPPPPPPLLTSPPPPPPLLTSPPPPPPLLTSTPPPPPLLTSPPPPPPLLTSPPPSPPLLTLPPPPPPLLTLPPPPPPLLTLPPPAPPLPTLPPPAPPLLSLPPPPPPLPTLPPPAPPLDLKAFKCAKKPPQSPARPCRKEPSSLSDQEEALKPVMGLPLITPKALQMVQLRSVRRTQQADRPSQVEEPSPELQDKSELPLSPPPQKPAVLQRPSSLRRFARRNRQANAAAAKAPAASADDLALSSEGEVGGADGPETLALSNGPEARAESELVPTVEPPSPASAAQGKGTDARTDRGPDPERVLPPEKPNAKSPSKMPPPIARKPKLSLLVPPSPWNLAPQEKWAPVISHSAEATATTAATVTAGTNGVPPSPQNVEETDSDPAGKSDDTEHNEAWEVDQRDEEKVLEESQENASVQEEQATDISNTWDSMDGDEMGDVFEVNKSSSCTFTNSCGESSDEPVTPTQPRTTEDLFAAIHRSKRRVLGRKDSEDELSRTQSPSPPVTPTGSVPSPGSFKQVGSIQRNLRKSSTSSDSFKALLLKKGSRPEAGCRMSAAEMLRSTDPRHRRPEPLAETERDGWSPARGRSPREEWASHEGPMPRGAGLAALRLGRSRTPPSAASSRYGARHHHHHHRLHSSPMTVICEGEAEAAEAAEGQRLEAEGRRHSEGDNVTANGLEERRASAMGKWGPLVPGGNTVSGQGDSAPASRKLPDSTCKATNVYPTQSSAGTLTEESANEDWDS